Proteins encoded in a region of the Halioglobus maricola genome:
- a CDS encoding phosphotransferase family protein translates to MHEQLELVLAREVAGFKSLLSCKQLTAGASQETFRIQLETDDGERLLALRRCPPTLAGKSVPGQLALSTEAHLLRLAASAEIPVPELVYLLQAEDCLGDGYLMEWLEGETLGQRIVRSEAYAAVRPRLARQCGEALARIHAIEVDEQLTALLPTISPEALINDTWDIYKALNVPEPMIDFSARWLLDNLPANTRNALVHGDFRNGNLMIDENGIRAVLDWELTQIGDPVRDLGWLCVNSWRFGQTDLTVGGFGTIEDLLEGYHAVSGEEISRADLTFWQVFGSFWWSITTLAMAATWRSGETPSLERPVIGRRSSEGQMDCVNLLCPGEFDLPGKMMTDHGDQLPMPAELLEGVRKFLREDVAENQTGRTAFLAKVAANSLGIAQRELLHGQALALSEHKRLETLLGDGELGALRWELVNKLREKLPLETPGLAEHLRQTVAGQLAIDQPHYSAFNALT, encoded by the coding sequence ATGCACGAACAGCTTGAATTGGTTCTGGCCAGGGAAGTCGCCGGTTTCAAATCGCTGCTTTCCTGCAAACAACTCACCGCCGGCGCCAGTCAGGAGACGTTCCGGATCCAACTGGAAACTGACGATGGAGAGCGTCTACTCGCCCTGCGCCGCTGCCCACCGACGCTCGCTGGCAAATCTGTTCCTGGACAGTTAGCGCTGAGCACGGAAGCTCACCTGCTGCGACTGGCAGCCAGTGCCGAGATTCCGGTTCCTGAGTTGGTCTATCTCCTCCAGGCCGAGGACTGTCTCGGTGACGGTTACCTGATGGAGTGGCTCGAGGGCGAAACACTCGGCCAGCGCATCGTGCGCTCGGAGGCTTACGCCGCGGTTCGCCCACGACTCGCACGACAGTGTGGCGAAGCGCTCGCCCGCATACACGCGATCGAGGTAGATGAACAACTGACCGCCTTGCTGCCCACGATCAGCCCCGAAGCCCTGATTAACGATACCTGGGATATTTACAAAGCACTCAACGTACCCGAGCCGATGATCGACTTCAGCGCACGCTGGTTGTTGGACAACCTGCCTGCGAACACGCGCAACGCTTTGGTGCACGGCGATTTCCGCAATGGCAATCTGATGATTGACGAGAACGGCATACGGGCCGTGCTGGATTGGGAACTCACCCAGATAGGCGACCCTGTACGCGATCTTGGCTGGCTTTGCGTCAACTCCTGGCGCTTCGGACAGACGGATCTTACGGTAGGAGGATTCGGCACTATCGAAGACCTTCTCGAGGGCTACCATGCCGTCTCTGGTGAAGAGATCAGCCGCGCCGACCTGACCTTTTGGCAAGTATTCGGCTCCTTCTGGTGGTCGATTACCACGCTGGCGATGGCCGCTACCTGGCGCTCTGGCGAGACGCCTAGCCTCGAACGTCCGGTCATCGGCAGGCGCTCCTCTGAGGGCCAAATGGATTGTGTGAACCTGTTGTGCCCGGGGGAATTCGACCTCCCCGGCAAAATGATGACAGACCACGGAGATCAGCTGCCGATGCCGGCTGAATTGCTGGAAGGCGTACGCAAATTTCTGAGGGAAGACGTGGCCGAAAATCAGACCGGCCGCACTGCCTTTCTGGCCAAGGTTGCTGCGAACTCTCTAGGCATTGCCCAGCGAGAGCTACTCCACGGCCAGGCACTGGCGCTGTCTGAACACAAGCGCTTGGAAACCTTACTGGGGGACGGCGAACTGGGAGCGCTGCGCTGGGAATTAGTCAACAAACTGCGCGAGAAACTACCGCTGGAAACGCCGGGCTTAGCCGAGCACCTGAGGCAAACCGTAGCCGGACAACTGGCAATAGACCAGCCTCACTACTCAGCCTTCAACGCCCTCACGTGA
- a CDS encoding DUF2955 domain-containing protein codes for MHIGARRVFRLSFNVSLALVAGYSLALSMPFMAPLFAFMLAAQPKPPPGFKGLIVTPLLVAIFLGVGLLITPMLTHYPFVGLLLVFLGLLVANYATLNLGKGPVGALLVVGLTLITMMGQLSYALAMLLIQEMMICIAIAIVCQWGVYPFFPETDAAAPEPPTPEPQESAWLAARATLIVFPAYLLGLTNPTFYAPIIMKSVALGQQAEETSVKGAGAELLGSTMMAGFLAVIFWGCLKLTPNLWMFFLWMLIFSVFIVSRLYGVVPTRRAPSYWQNVLITLLIFVGPAVADSANGKDPTTAFLVRFGLFLLVTLYAWGALVFLDNLKRRQQQKKLLMEAP; via the coding sequence ATGCATATCGGCGCAAGGCGCGTATTCCGGCTCAGCTTCAATGTTTCGCTGGCCCTTGTGGCAGGGTACTCACTGGCCCTGAGTATGCCGTTTATGGCGCCCTTGTTCGCCTTTATGCTGGCAGCTCAACCCAAGCCACCGCCTGGCTTTAAAGGCCTGATAGTGACACCGCTGTTGGTGGCAATATTTCTCGGCGTAGGCCTGTTGATTACCCCGATGCTGACGCATTACCCGTTTGTAGGTCTGTTGCTGGTGTTTCTGGGTTTATTGGTCGCGAACTACGCAACGCTCAATCTAGGCAAGGGGCCGGTAGGTGCATTGCTTGTTGTCGGGCTTACGCTGATCACGATGATGGGCCAGCTAAGTTATGCGCTCGCGATGTTGCTGATTCAGGAAATGATGATCTGCATCGCGATTGCCATTGTCTGCCAGTGGGGGGTTTATCCCTTTTTCCCGGAAACAGATGCCGCAGCTCCTGAGCCACCGACGCCTGAGCCTCAGGAATCCGCTTGGCTTGCCGCCCGGGCGACGCTGATCGTCTTTCCCGCCTATCTTCTGGGCTTGACGAATCCCACGTTCTACGCGCCGATAATTATGAAGTCAGTTGCCCTCGGACAGCAGGCTGAAGAGACGTCGGTAAAAGGTGCTGGTGCAGAACTACTCGGCTCCACGATGATGGCGGGGTTTTTGGCAGTAATTTTTTGGGGTTGCCTGAAGCTCACGCCCAATTTGTGGATGTTCTTTTTGTGGATGCTGATATTTAGTGTGTTCATTGTTTCGCGGCTGTATGGAGTGGTGCCAACTCGGCGTGCACCTTCCTACTGGCAAAACGTGTTAATTACGCTGTTAATCTTTGTCGGGCCAGCAGTGGCGGACAGTGCGAATGGCAAGGATCCAACCACGGCCTTTTTGGTTCGGTTTGGCCTGTTCCTGTTAGTGACCCTATACGCCTGGGGTGCTCTTGTTTTTCTGGATAATCTCAAACGGCGTCAACAACAGAAAAAACTGTTAATGGAGGCACCCTAA
- a CDS encoding potassium channel family protein codes for MLNLIIGMGVMVICLFVQALLVVLSIGFYARHRDPESGPSFFSTLGVISGVMLVLVMGNFIQIAIWAALFIQLDEFTDFYTAFYHSAVNFATLGYGDIVMSEEHRILGPLQSVNGVLMVGVSTAVMMSSLQDALRRIRESREGVEG; via the coding sequence ATGCTCAATCTGATTATTGGAATGGGGGTCATGGTTATTTGCCTGTTCGTTCAGGCTTTACTGGTCGTTTTGTCGATTGGTTTTTACGCTAGACACCGGGATCCGGAAAGCGGCCCATCGTTTTTCAGCACGCTTGGCGTGATTAGCGGTGTCATGCTGGTCTTGGTGATGGGGAATTTTATTCAGATCGCTATTTGGGCAGCGCTGTTCATTCAACTCGACGAGTTCACCGACTTTTACACCGCGTTCTATCATTCTGCAGTGAACTTCGCCACGTTGGGCTACGGTGATATCGTGATGAGTGAGGAGCATCGTATTCTCGGACCGTTGCAGTCGGTGAATGGTGTGCTGATGGTGGGCGTGTCTACGGCAGTGATGATGTCGTCGCTGCAGGATGCATTGCGGCGCATCCGTGAGTCACGTGAGGGCGTTGAAGGCTGA
- a CDS encoding acyl-CoA dehydrogenase family protein — protein sequence MNFDIPEDIVDFLKEVDDFIHTKITPLEQTDDNIRFFDHRREDARTDWDREGLPNEQWEALMAKAKALAIEAGIFSYPFPEEHGGRNGSNLGMAIIREHLAAKGLGLHNDLQNEHSVVGNNIGLLLMLEYGTEEQKSEWLDGLKNATSAFAFGITEPAHGSDATWMETGAVKDGDHWVINGEKTWNTGVHIAQCDMVMARTSGEPGSAQGITAFMVPMDAPGVKVEEYLWTFNMPTDHAHVSFTDVRVPASSIFGGEGRGLQIVQHFFNENRIRQAASSLGAAQYCVNEAVQYARERKPFGKALATNQGIQFPLVDLQARCEMLRALIHKTAWLMDRDGAFSVSDKVSICNYQANRLVCEAADTAMQVHGGMGYSRYKPFEHIYRHHRRYRITEGADEIQMRRVAGYLFGFMNQRKPKGVS from the coding sequence ATGAACTTCGATATTCCAGAGGACATAGTCGACTTTTTGAAGGAAGTTGACGACTTCATTCACACCAAGATCACGCCTCTCGAGCAGACTGACGACAACATCCGCTTCTTTGACCATCGACGCGAGGACGCTCGGACAGATTGGGACAGAGAAGGCCTACCCAATGAACAATGGGAAGCGCTGATGGCCAAGGCCAAAGCGCTGGCGATTGAAGCAGGCATCTTCAGCTATCCCTTCCCTGAGGAGCACGGCGGGCGCAACGGCAGCAACCTGGGCATGGCGATTATTCGCGAGCACCTTGCAGCCAAAGGCCTGGGGCTGCACAACGACCTGCAGAACGAACACTCTGTAGTGGGCAATAATATCGGCCTGCTTCTGATGCTCGAGTACGGCACTGAAGAACAAAAGTCCGAATGGCTGGATGGTCTCAAGAACGCCACATCGGCCTTTGCCTTTGGTATTACCGAGCCCGCCCACGGCTCTGACGCCACCTGGATGGAAACCGGCGCGGTGAAGGACGGCGATCACTGGGTGATCAACGGCGAGAAAACCTGGAATACCGGTGTGCACATTGCGCAGTGCGACATGGTAATGGCACGCACCTCCGGTGAGCCTGGCAGTGCGCAGGGGATCACCGCCTTCATGGTTCCGATGGATGCACCCGGTGTAAAGGTTGAGGAGTATCTGTGGACCTTCAACATGCCCACGGATCACGCCCATGTCAGCTTTACCGACGTGCGGGTCCCCGCATCATCTATTTTCGGCGGTGAGGGCCGCGGCCTGCAGATCGTGCAGCACTTCTTCAACGAAAATCGTATTCGCCAGGCTGCTTCCAGCCTCGGCGCTGCACAATACTGCGTGAATGAGGCGGTCCAGTATGCGCGGGAACGAAAGCCTTTCGGCAAAGCGCTGGCGACCAATCAGGGCATCCAGTTCCCGCTGGTAGATCTCCAGGCCCGCTGCGAAATGCTCAGGGCACTGATCCACAAAACCGCCTGGCTGATGGACCGCGACGGTGCCTTCTCCGTCTCCGACAAGGTATCCATCTGCAACTACCAGGCCAATCGCCTGGTCTGTGAAGCCGCAGATACTGCCATGCAAGTGCACGGCGGCATGGGCTACTCACGCTATAAACCCTTTGAGCACATTTATCGCCACCACCGCCGCTATCGAATCACCGAAGGCGCTGATGAGATTCAGATGCGCCGTGTGGCTGGATACCTGTTCGGATTTATGAACCAGCGAAAACCCAAAGGGGTTAGTTGA
- a CDS encoding HlyD family secretion protein: MSETKGKPEQQPSDESAGEGVKKGGIAIVVVILLSLSWYLSSDRYTPYTTQARVQGYVIGVAPQVSGVVTEVLVEGNQRVEAGEPLFQIDTSQYEIALTKARSDYQNALSQVDAGDAAVEAARANLSAAQANLEKAQKDTDRLQRLYDEDPGTISTRRLEVSQATLDQSKAAVVAARATIQQAINAKGGDSSEEMNTILAIARTGVEKAELDLAYTTVTATDRGEITDLKVDVGVFAGAGHPVMTLISLSDVWIQAEFTENNLGHMTQGTPVEIVFDSLPGQVFHGQVSNIGLGIASSQPTQPGTLPSIDNNRDWLRQSQRFPVNVKFDPRQNEALLGQLRIGGQAAVIAYSEGAWLTKMLGHIYIRFMSIMSYAY; the protein is encoded by the coding sequence ATGAGTGAAACCAAGGGCAAACCAGAGCAGCAGCCGAGCGACGAGAGTGCTGGCGAAGGTGTAAAGAAAGGCGGCATCGCGATTGTCGTTGTGATTTTGCTTAGTCTCAGCTGGTACCTCTCCTCGGATCGTTACACACCTTATACAACGCAGGCGCGTGTGCAGGGTTACGTGATTGGAGTTGCTCCGCAGGTGTCGGGTGTGGTCACCGAAGTACTGGTGGAAGGTAACCAGCGCGTTGAAGCAGGAGAGCCGCTATTTCAGATTGATACTTCCCAATATGAAATAGCGCTGACCAAAGCTCGTTCGGACTACCAGAATGCGCTGAGTCAAGTAGATGCGGGCGATGCCGCGGTTGAGGCAGCGAGGGCGAACCTGAGTGCAGCGCAGGCCAATCTCGAGAAGGCCCAGAAAGATACAGACCGGCTCCAGCGTCTCTATGATGAGGATCCGGGGACGATTTCAACCCGGCGTCTGGAGGTCTCCCAGGCGACGTTAGACCAGTCCAAGGCGGCGGTGGTTGCTGCCAGAGCAACAATACAGCAGGCAATTAACGCCAAGGGCGGGGACTCCTCAGAGGAGATGAATACCATTCTGGCCATCGCCCGCACGGGCGTGGAGAAGGCCGAATTGGATTTGGCCTACACCACAGTAACGGCTACCGATCGCGGTGAGATTACCGATTTGAAAGTTGATGTGGGTGTATTTGCCGGCGCAGGTCACCCAGTGATGACCCTGATATCACTCAGCGATGTCTGGATCCAGGCTGAATTTACCGAGAACAACCTGGGTCATATGACCCAGGGAACTCCAGTGGAAATTGTATTTGATTCCCTACCTGGCCAGGTATTTCATGGCCAGGTCAGCAATATCGGTCTGGGTATAGCTTCCAGTCAGCCCACCCAGCCCGGTACATTGCCCAGTATCGACAATAATCGAGACTGGTTGCGCCAATCCCAGCGCTTCCCGGTAAATGTGAAGTTCGACCCCCGACAGAACGAGGCGTTGCTGGGCCAGTTACGTATTGGTGGCCAGGCCGCAGTGATAGCCTACAGTGAGGGCGCCTGGCTGACTAAAATGCTCGGCCATATTTACATCCGATTTATGAGCATCATGTCCTACGCCTACTAG